A single region of the Variovorax paradoxus genome encodes:
- a CDS encoding nitrate regulatory protein, whose amino-acid sequence MKSGLNFLIAARKCEIDELDQLARTSDLVGLIARLVHALQRERGMSNVFLASRGVRFADQRDPQIAECLALEQEVRAGFDQLETEGRPGATAGNSARLFSRIAWVLPGLDGLPALRRRVAALELTPAQATAAFAKLVAGLLAVVFEAADGATDPEISRLLVAMFNFMQGKEFAGQERAFGAASLAVGRADEAQRQQWLHLIELQERCFQVFIDFSSSGVLALWHQSQSDAVMAEIERLRRMSVTSAQAASSAAPDARLSQTWFDCCTRRIDAMKTVEHRLAEELRELCARKIAQARGELQKYQEVLGTLAPQTEGAVFFDDTGTEATAPAQYGRHLERSVLDMVQEQSHRLQAMSEELETVRASLNERKLVERAKGLLMAHRRMSENEAHKMLLQTAMNQKRRLVDVAESMLAMADYLPLDTASRR is encoded by the coding sequence ATGAAATCCGGACTGAATTTCCTGATCGCCGCCAGAAAGTGCGAAATTGACGAGCTCGACCAGCTCGCGCGCACCAGCGACCTGGTCGGGCTGATCGCGCGGCTCGTTCATGCGCTGCAGCGGGAGCGCGGCATGTCCAACGTGTTTCTCGCCTCTCGCGGGGTCCGCTTCGCCGACCAGCGCGATCCGCAGATCGCAGAATGCTTGGCGCTCGAACAGGAGGTGCGCGCTGGCTTCGACCAGCTCGAAACCGAAGGCCGACCGGGCGCCACCGCGGGCAATAGCGCCCGCCTCTTCAGCCGCATTGCCTGGGTGCTTCCCGGCCTGGACGGCTTGCCCGCGCTACGCCGCCGCGTTGCTGCGCTCGAACTGACGCCCGCCCAGGCCACCGCCGCTTTCGCCAAGCTCGTTGCAGGCCTGCTGGCGGTGGTGTTCGAGGCCGCCGACGGCGCGACGGACCCCGAAATTTCGCGCCTGCTCGTCGCGATGTTCAACTTCATGCAGGGCAAGGAATTTGCCGGCCAGGAGCGCGCCTTCGGAGCCGCGTCGTTGGCAGTGGGGCGTGCCGACGAGGCGCAGCGCCAGCAATGGCTGCACCTCATCGAGCTGCAGGAGCGCTGCTTCCAGGTCTTCATCGACTTTTCGAGCAGCGGCGTGCTTGCGCTCTGGCACCAAAGCCAGTCCGACGCCGTCATGGCCGAGATCGAGCGCCTGCGCCGCATGAGCGTGACCTCGGCCCAGGCGGCTTCGTCGGCCGCGCCCGACGCCCGGCTGAGCCAGACGTGGTTCGACTGCTGCACCCGCCGCATCGACGCCATGAAAACCGTCGAGCATCGGTTGGCCGAAGAACTGCGCGAACTCTGCGCCCGCAAGATTGCACAGGCACGCGGCGAACTGCAGAAGTACCAAGAGGTGCTCGGCACCCTTGCGCCGCAAACGGAAGGCGCCGTCTTCTTCGACGACACCGGCACCGAGGCCACGGCACCGGCCCAATACGGACGGCACCTCGAACGCTCGGTGCTCGACATGGTGCAGGAGCAATCGCACCGCCTGCAGGCCATGAGCGAAGAGCTCGAAACCGTTCGCGCCTCGCTCAACGAGCGCAAGCTGGTCGAACGCGCCAAGGGCCTCCTGATGGCCCACCGCCGCATGAGCGAGAACGAAGCCCACAAGATGCTGCTGCAGACTGCCATGAACCAGAAGCGCCGGCTCGTGGATGTGGCCGAGTCGATGCTCGCCATGGCCGACTACCTGCCCCTGGACACGGCATCACGGCGCTGA